In the Streptomyces sp. f51 genome, one interval contains:
- the ccrA gene encoding crotonyl-CoA carboxylase/reductase encodes MKEILDAIQSQTATSADFAALPLPESYRAITVHKDEAEMFAGLSSRDKDPRKSIHLDDVPVPELGPGEALVAVMASSVNYNSVWTSIFEPVSTFNFLERYGRLSDLSKRHDLPYHIIGSDLAGVVLRTGPGVNSWKPGDEVVAHCLSVELESSDGHNDTMLDPEQRIWGFETNFGGLAEIALVKSNQLMPKPDHLSWEEAAAPGLVNSTAYRQLVSRNGAGMKQGDNVLIWGASGGLGSYATQFALAGGANPICVVSSEQKADICRSMGAEAIIDRSAEGYKFWKDETTQDPKEWKRFGKRIREFTGGEDIDIVFEHPGRETFGASVYVTRKGGTITTCASTSGYMHEYDNRYLWMSLKRIIGSHFANYREAWEANRLVAKGKIHPTLSKVYSLEDTGQAAHDVHRNLHQGKVGVLALAPEEGLGVRDHEKRAQHIDAINRFRNV; translated from the coding sequence GTGAAGGAAATCCTGGACGCGATTCAGTCGCAGACGGCCACGTCCGCCGACTTCGCCGCTCTTCCGCTCCCCGAGTCCTACCGCGCGATCACCGTGCACAAGGACGAGGCGGAGATGTTCGCCGGGCTCAGCAGCCGCGACAAGGACCCCCGCAAGTCGATCCACCTGGACGACGTGCCGGTGCCGGAACTCGGCCCGGGCGAGGCCCTGGTCGCGGTGATGGCGTCCTCGGTGAACTACAACTCGGTCTGGACCTCGATCTTCGAGCCGGTGTCGACCTTCAACTTCCTGGAGCGCTACGGGCGGCTCAGCGACCTCAGCAAGCGCCACGACCTGCCGTACCACATCATCGGCTCGGACCTCGCGGGCGTCGTCCTGCGCACCGGCCCGGGAGTCAACTCCTGGAAGCCCGGCGACGAGGTCGTCGCGCACTGCCTGTCGGTCGAGCTGGAGTCCTCGGACGGCCACAACGACACGATGCTCGACCCCGAGCAGCGCATCTGGGGCTTCGAGACCAACTTCGGCGGCCTCGCCGAGATCGCGCTCGTCAAGTCCAACCAGCTCATGCCGAAGCCGGACCACCTGAGCTGGGAGGAGGCCGCGGCCCCCGGCCTGGTGAACTCCACCGCCTACCGGCAGCTGGTCTCGCGCAACGGCGCCGGCATGAAGCAGGGCGACAACGTCCTGATCTGGGGCGCGAGCGGCGGACTCGGCTCGTACGCCACGCAGTTCGCGCTCGCGGGCGGCGCCAACCCGATCTGTGTCGTCTCCAGCGAGCAGAAGGCGGACATCTGCCGCTCGATGGGCGCCGAGGCGATCATCGACCGCAGCGCCGAGGGCTACAAGTTCTGGAAGGACGAGACCACCCAGGACCCGAAGGAGTGGAAGCGCTTCGGCAAGCGCATCCGCGAGTTCACCGGCGGCGAGGACATCGACATCGTCTTCGAGCACCCGGGCCGCGAGACCTTCGGCGCCTCGGTCTACGTCACCCGCAAGGGCGGCACCATCACCACCTGCGCGTCGACCTCGGGCTACATGCACGAGTACGACAACCGCTACCTGTGGATGTCGCTGAAGCGGATCATCGGCTCGCACTTCGCGAACTACCGCGAGGCCTGGGAGGCCAACCGGCTCGTCGCCAAGGGCAAGATCCACCCGACGCTCTCCAAGGTCTACTCCCTGGAGGACACCGGACAGGCCGCCCACGACGTGCACCGCAACCTCCACCAGGGCAAGGTCGGCGTCCTCGCGCTGGCACCCGAGGAGGGCCTGGGCGTCCGCGACCACGAGAAGCGCGCCCAGCACATCGACGCCATCAACCGCTTCCGGAACGTCTGA
- a CDS encoding TetR family transcriptional regulator, whose amino-acid sequence MSQPARSSRTPATPDAPESAAGSRAAAQRLKMRRELAAAAMELFAAKGYEATTVDEIAARAGVARRTFFRHFRSKEEAIFPDHDDTLIRAEAVLNAAPAHEHPLDTVCRGIKEVMRMYAAQPEISVSRYKLTREVPTLREAEIASVARYERLFTRYLLGHFDEHAHDDDANDDPLLAEVAASAVVTAHNHVLRRWLRAGGQGDVESQLDHAFAIVRKTFGSGIGAGRETAPRTAPASSFTEGDVLVTVARVDAPLDQVMRTIEQALKERP is encoded by the coding sequence ATGTCCCAGCCCGCCAGGTCCTCACGTACGCCAGCCACGCCCGACGCGCCGGAGAGCGCCGCGGGCAGTCGCGCGGCGGCCCAACGCCTCAAGATGCGCCGGGAACTGGCGGCCGCGGCCATGGAGCTGTTCGCCGCCAAGGGGTACGAGGCGACCACCGTCGACGAGATCGCGGCCCGGGCCGGAGTGGCCCGACGCACCTTCTTCCGCCACTTCCGCTCCAAGGAAGAGGCGATCTTCCCCGATCACGACGACACCTTGATCCGGGCCGAGGCGGTGCTCAACGCGGCCCCGGCGCACGAGCACCCGCTCGACACCGTGTGCCGCGGCATCAAGGAAGTCATGAGGATGTACGCGGCCCAGCCGGAGATCTCCGTCTCCCGCTACAAGCTGACCCGCGAGGTGCCGACGCTGCGCGAGGCGGAGATCGCCTCGGTGGCCCGCTACGAGCGGCTCTTCACCCGCTACCTCCTCGGCCACTTCGACGAGCACGCGCACGACGACGACGCCAACGACGATCCGCTGCTCGCGGAGGTCGCCGCGTCGGCGGTGGTCACGGCCCACAACCACGTCCTGCGGCGCTGGCTGCGGGCCGGCGGCCAGGGCGACGTGGAGTCCCAGCTGGACCACGCCTTCGCCATCGTCCGCAAGACCTTCGGCAGCGGGATCGGCGCGGGACGGGAGACCGCGCCGCGAACGGCGCCCGCCTCGTCCTTCACCGAGGGGGACGTGCTGGTGACCGTGGCCCGGGTCGACGCCCCGCTGGACCAGGTGATGCGCACCATCGAGCAGGCCCTCAAGGAACGGCCGTAG